A stretch of the Halorussus salinus genome encodes the following:
- a CDS encoding DUF7550 family protein, with translation MDDHDDNADHTDHGHDVEGLDRVTSPMQEFSMSQVGIGFAVLAVGLVVAFAIPLLAA, from the coding sequence ATGGACGACCACGACGACAACGCTGACCACACGGACCACGGCCACGACGTAGAGGGTCTCGACCGAGTTACCTCGCCGATGCAGGAGTTCTCGATGTCGCAGGTCGGCATCGGCTTCGCCGTCCTCGCGGTCGGTCTCGTCGTCGCGTTCGCGATTCCGCTCCTCGCGGCGTAA
- a CDS encoding glycoside hydrolase family 13 protein produces the protein MTESREWWKEAVVYQIYPRSFFDSDGDGVGDLRGVEAKLDYLDALGVDVVWLNPVYDSPNADNGYDIRDYRDIMDEFGTMDDFDRVLEGLHDRDIRLIMDLVVNHTSDEHEWFRQSRESRDSEFRDFYIWRDGRGDGPGGKGRPPNNWESAFGGSAWSYDDETEQYYLHLFDEKQPDLNWENPEVRERVYEMMRWWLDKGIDGFRMDVIDLVSKAEGLPDGDPDSGWTGAEHFMTGPRAHEFISEMYDEVLSGRDVMTVGEMPGATVEQAQQYLGPDGDGLNMVFHFEHVTLDYGESGDRWTVGEFPLPEFKQVLTKWQNGLQGEGWNSAYLGNHDWPRIVSRFGDDGLYRIESAKMLATMLFTLRGTPYVYQGDEIGMTNFPFERESQVQDVSAQNFVNRKKQEGWPMDEILEVVSYRSRDNARTPIQWSDEENAGFTEGEPWIPVNPNHDAVNVADATARADSIWNYYRELIEYRKSTPVAVYGDYELLLPDDPDIYAYLRTLGDERLLAVLNFGDGTPTFSLPRSVQYDDAECVLHNYAVDAEGPRSFELRPYEARVYELE, from the coding sequence CTGACCGAGAGCCGCGAGTGGTGGAAGGAGGCCGTCGTCTACCAGATTTACCCCCGGAGCTTCTTCGACTCGGACGGCGACGGCGTGGGCGACCTGCGGGGCGTCGAAGCCAAACTGGACTACCTCGACGCGCTCGGGGTGGACGTGGTATGGCTGAACCCGGTCTACGACTCGCCGAACGCGGACAACGGCTACGACATCCGGGACTACCGCGACATCATGGACGAGTTCGGGACGATGGACGACTTCGACCGCGTGTTAGAGGGCCTGCACGACCGGGACATTCGGCTCATCATGGACCTCGTGGTCAACCACACGTCCGACGAACACGAGTGGTTCCGGCAGTCCCGAGAATCGCGGGACAGCGAGTTCCGGGACTTCTACATCTGGCGCGACGGCCGGGGCGACGGGCCGGGCGGGAAGGGCCGACCGCCGAACAACTGGGAGTCGGCGTTCGGCGGGTCGGCGTGGAGCTACGACGACGAGACCGAGCAGTACTACCTCCACCTCTTCGACGAGAAGCAACCCGACCTGAACTGGGAGAATCCGGAGGTTCGGGAGCGCGTCTACGAGATGATGCGCTGGTGGCTCGACAAGGGTATCGACGGCTTCCGGATGGACGTAATCGACCTCGTGTCGAAGGCCGAGGGCCTGCCGGACGGCGACCCCGACTCGGGGTGGACCGGCGCGGAACACTTCATGACCGGGCCGCGCGCCCACGAGTTCATCTCCGAGATGTACGACGAGGTGCTTTCGGGCCGGGACGTGATGACGGTCGGCGAGATGCCCGGCGCGACGGTCGAGCAGGCCCAGCAGTACCTCGGCCCGGACGGCGACGGCCTGAACATGGTGTTTCACTTCGAACACGTCACGCTCGACTACGGCGAGAGCGGCGACCGCTGGACCGTCGGCGAGTTCCCGCTTCCCGAGTTCAAGCAAGTGCTGACGAAGTGGCAGAACGGCCTACAGGGCGAGGGCTGGAACAGCGCCTATCTGGGCAACCACGACTGGCCGCGCATCGTCTCGCGGTTCGGCGACGACGGCCTCTACCGCATCGAGTCGGCCAAGATGCTGGCGACGATGCTCTTTACGCTCCGCGGGACGCCGTACGTCTATCAGGGCGACGAAATCGGCATGACGAACTTCCCCTTCGAGCGCGAATCGCAGGTGCAGGACGTGAGCGCGCAGAACTTCGTGAATCGCAAGAAGCAGGAGGGCTGGCCGATGGACGAGATTCTGGAGGTCGTCAGCTACCGGAGCCGGGACAACGCCCGGACGCCGATACAGTGGTCCGACGAGGAGAACGCCGGATTCACGGAAGGCGAGCCGTGGATTCCGGTGAACCCGAACCACGACGCGGTGAACGTCGCGGACGCGACCGCCCGCGCGGACTCCATCTGGAACTACTACCGGGAACTCATCGAGTACCGGAAATCGACGCCCGTGGCGGTCTACGGCGACTACGAACTCCTCCTGCCGGACGACCCCGACATCTACGCCTACCTGCGGACCCTCGGCGACGAGCGACTCCTCGCGGTGCTGAACTTCGGCGACGGCACGCCGACGTTCTCGCTCCCGCGGAGCGTCCAATACGACGACGCCGAGTGCGTCCTGCACAACTACGCGGTGGACGCGGAAGGCCCGCGCTCGTTCGAGTTGCGCCCCTACGAGGCGCGGGTGTACGAACTGGAGTGA